The Symphalangus syndactylus isolate Jambi chromosome 11, NHGRI_mSymSyn1-v2.1_pri, whole genome shotgun sequence genome contains a region encoding:
- the IL27 gene encoding interleukin-27 subunit alpha, with translation MGQTAGDLGWRLSLLLLPLLLVQAGVWGFPRPPGRPQLSLQELQREFTVSLHLARKLLSEVRGQAHRFAESHLPGVNLYLLPLGEQLPDVSLTFQAWRRLSDPERLCFISTTLQPFHALLGGLGTQGRWTNMERMQLWAMRLDLRDLQRHLRFQVLAAGFNLPKEEEEEEEEEEEERKGLLPGALGSASQGPAQVSWPQLLSTYRLLHSLELVLSRAVRELLLLSKAGHSVWPLGFPTLGP, from the exons atgggCCAGACGGCAGGCGACCTTGGCTGGC GGCTCAGCCTGTTGCTGCTTCCCTTGCTGCTGGTTCAAGCTGGTGTCTGGGGATTCCCAAGGCCCCCAGGGAGGCCCCAGCTGAGCCTGCAGGAGCTGCAGAGGGAGTTCACAGTCAGCCTGCATCTCGCCAGGAAGCTGCTCTCCGAGGTTCGGGGCCAGGCCCACCGCTTT GCGGAATCTCACCTGCCGGGAGTGAACCTGTACCTCCTGCCCCTGGGAGAGCAGCTCCCTGATGTTTCCCTGACCTTCCAGGCCTGGCGCCGCCTCTCT GACCCGGAGCGTCTCTGCTTCATCTCCACCACGCTTCAGCCCTTCCATGCCCTGCTGGGAGGGCTGGGGACCCAGGGCCGCTGGACCAACATGGAGAGGATGCAGCTGTGGGCCATGAGGCTGGACCTCCGCGATCTGCAACGACACCTCCGCTTCCAG GTGCTGGCTGCAGGATTCAACCTCccgaaggaggaggaggaggaggaagaggaggaggaggaggagaggaaggggctgCTCCCAGGGGCACTGGGCAGCGCCTCACAGGGGCCGGCCCAGGTGTCCTGGCCCCAGCTCCTCTCCACCTACCGCCTGCTGCACTCCTTGGAGCTCGTCTTATCTCGGGCCGTGCGGGAGTTGCTGCTGCTGTCCAAGGCCGGGCACTCAGTCTGGCCCTTGGGGTTCCCAACATTGGGCCCCTAG